A single genomic interval of Xyrauchen texanus isolate HMW12.3.18 chromosome 8, RBS_HiC_50CHRs, whole genome shotgun sequence harbors:
- the LOC127648011 gene encoding acylpyruvase FAHD1, mitochondrial-like → MSARNIARFWEWGRKIICVGRNYADHAIELKNAIPTEPVLFLKPTSAYIREGSPILVPYYSSNLHHEVELGVVIGKGGTAIAQSSAMDHVAGYVLCLDMTARDIQEVCKSKGLPWTLAKAFNTSCPISDFIPKKKIPDPGSINLWLKVNNITRQNGSTSQMIFSIPYLINYISEIISLEEGDLILTGTPKGVSSVQEDDELQAGIDGIVTMTFKVHRQS, encoded by the coding sequence ATGAGCGCAAGGAATATCGCTCGTTTCTGGGAATGGGGAAGGAAAATCATCTGTGTCGGAAGAAACTATGCAGACCATGCCATCGAGCTCAAAAACGCCATTCCCACCGAACCTGTGCTCTTCCTGAAACCCACTTCTGCTTACATCAGGGAAGGGTCTCCCATTCTGGTTCCCTACTACTCCAGCAATCTCCACCATGAGGTTGAGCTCGGCGTGGTCATTGGTAAAGGAGGAACGGCTATTGCCCAATCTTCAGCCATGGACCACGTGGCTGGATATGTCTTGTGCCTGGACATGACAGCTCGGGACATTCAGGAGGTATGCAAGTCCAAAGGACTTCCGTGGACCCTGGCCAAAGCGTTCAACACCTCATGTCCCATCAGTGACTTCATTCCCAAGAAGAAGATTCCAGACCCTGGGAGCATCAACCTGTGGTTAAAGGTGAACAATATCACGAGACAGAATGGGAGCACATCTCAGATGATCTTCTCTATTCCATACCTCATAAACTACATCAGTGAGATTATATCATTGGAAGAAGGTGATCTTATTCTCACCGGGACCCCCAAAGGAGTGTCAAGTGTCCAGGAGGATGATGAACTTCAAGCTGGGATTGATGGCATTGTCACCATGACTTTCAAAGTTCATAGACAAAGTTAA